In one window of Pseudochaenichthys georgianus chromosome 5, fPseGeo1.2, whole genome shotgun sequence DNA:
- the LOC117447370 gene encoding odorant receptor 131-2-like, with the protein MLGKLPLYICARFAPVCDTYNLRSSAWIRFQQVYEQLLEMLNSSDPLQLLPGSNNSSSLTGGAAVNLNKEDFSSALTKNIVAMLVWLLLSVINGSMVHTFLKHRLFYENPRYIMFICMVINDALQLSLVTALYVVSYIFRKIHASVCCFLIMTAVLTTRSTPLILAGMALERYLSICFPMHYIHMCSVPRTLLLIFIILILTATPPLTDLLITVVHQPLSLFNTPIFCDHPLLFRHPSIYYKNCVFDGVYLSFVALTLLYTYCKIMLAAQAASTGLASVKRARNTVLLHGLQLLLCMLTFVVPSLQAALISLFPRFSLEIRYIFFLVVYIIPRFLSPVIYGFRDEQFRKYWTRYLSCRGKTVSRL; encoded by the exons ATGTTAGGTAAGCTTCCACTctacatatgtgccagatttgctccagtttgtgacacttacaacctcagatccagtgcctggatacggttccag CAGGTTTATGAGCAGCTGCTGGAGATGCTGAACTCCTCTGATCCTCTTCAGCTGCTTCCAGGCAGTAATAACAGCTCCTCGCTGACAGGGGGTGCTGCTGTGAATCTGAACAAAGAGGACTTCTCCAGCGCGCTCACCAAGAACATCGTGGCCATGTTGGTGTGGCTCCTGCTCAGCGTCATCAACGGCAGCATGGTGCACACGTTCCTCAAACACAG ACTCTTCTATGAGAACCCGCGCTACATCATGTTTATCTGCATGGTGATAAACGACGCTCTGCAGCTCAGCCTCGTTACAGCGCTGTACGTCGTCAGTTACATCTTCAGGAAGATCCACGCCTCCGTCTGCTGCTTCCTG ATAATGACGGCGGTCCTCACCACCCGCTCCACGCCTCTCATCCTGGCCGGCATGGCGTTGGAGCGTTACCTCTCCATCTGCTTCCCTATGCACTACATCCACATGTGCTCTGTCCCACGcaccctcctcctcatcttcatcatcctcatcctcacCGCCACGCCccccctcacagacctgctcatcaccgtCGTCCACCAGCCTCTTTCCCTCTTCAACACCCCCATCTTCTGCGACCACCCGCTGCTCTTCCGCCACCCGTCCATCTACTATAAGAACTGTGTGTTTGACGGGGTTTATTTGTCCTTCGTGGCTCTGACTCTTCTCTACACCTACTGTAAGATAATGCTCGCGGCACAGGCTGCTTCTACTGGTCTGGCCTCGGTGAAGAGAGCGAGAAACACTGTGCTGCTCCATGGACTGCAG CTGCTGCTGTGCATGCTGACCTTTGTAGTTCCTTCCCTTCAGGCGGCTCTCATCTCTCTTTTCCCTCGCTTCAGTCTGGAGATCCGCTACATCTTCTTCCTGGTCGTCTACATCATCCCCCGTTTCCTGAGCCCCGTGATCTACGGTTTTAGGGACGAGCAATTCAGGAAGTACTGGACCCGGTACCTGTCCTGTCGGGGGAAAACTGTGTCAAGG CTCTGA